The following nucleotide sequence is from Aneurinibacillus soli.
TTCAATCAACCGACTAACTTCCTGATTAAAATCAATAATTTGCTGGTTATGCGGACAAGTAGGAAAATTTTTCTTTTCTCCCACAAAAGCATGGATTTTATCCGCCTCGGCACAAACCAGTTTTGCAAGTGCAAATTCCTCATCCGCAATCGATTCCATCAGATGCAGAACGACTTCTCGCAAATGCAGTTTTTTATGGAAGATCGGTGCCAAATGTTCGAATTCTTCATCATGTGTATGGTCAGACATTTTCTTTCCCCCCTCGGTAATAGTAAAAAGCTAGGCGTTAGTACTATCGCTTCAATATATTACCGATGGAGAGAAAGCGTTCAATATAGGCAGAAAAATACACGCCCAAAAACTGCCAGAACAAACCGGCCTGACCTCCTCTTTATTATCTTGCTGTATCTACTTTAAAAACAGCTACCGCCTCTTTTAACTGCTCAGCCAGATGGGAAAGTTCAGTCGCACTCGCTGCAAGCTCTTCCACAGTCGCAGACTGCTCCTGTGCAGCGGCCGCTACTTGTTGGGAAGAGGCTGCAGATTCTTCGGTAATGCTCGCTACATCCTCAATGGATCGCAGCACATCCGCTGATGTCTTCTCTAAAGACAGAAAAATCTCATGAATGGCGTGTACGCTTTTCTCGGTCCCTTCTACTTTACTCACAATCATATTAAGCGCCTTTCCTCCCTCCGCAATGATACTTACCTGACTCTCCACCGCATCAAGATTACTTTCCATCGTACGTACGGTAACCGATGTTTCTGCCTGAATATCCATAATCATATCCGTAATTTGCTTGGCTGCCTGGCTTGATTGTTCTGCCAGCTTCCGTACTTCATCTGCCACAACCGCAAAGCCTTTTCCATGTTCACCAGCACGCGCCGCTTCAATAGCCGCATTCAGAGCCAGCAAGTTCGTCTGTCCTGATATATCAGTAATCACCGTTATAATACTTCCGATTTCTTGTGAACGCCTCCCTAGCTTATGAATCGAGTCCGTTGCGAACCGCACTGTACGACTTACCGATTCCAAATTCTGAATGGCCTGGTTAATGGATTGGTCTCCTTCATAGGCCATCCGGGTAGCTTCTAGCGCCTGATCTAACGTTTGTTTTACTTGCAGGCTTCCATCCTTCGTCTGATCGATGGCATCATTCATCTTGTGCAGAACATACGTCGTCGATTCTGCCTGCTGGCTGGCTCCATCTGCCACTTCATGAATCGTTGCAGCAATCTGATTAGACGTTTCTCCCGTCTGATGAGATGATTCTGATAGTTCATGACTGCTTGAATCAAGTGTATGGGACATATTTTTCATCTTTACGATTAAGTCATGTAACTCCACTCTCATTTTTTCAAAGGAAGCCGATAATATGCCGACTTCGTCTTTGGAAGTCACATCAATCGGATTGGTGAGATCCCCTTGCGAAATTTCTTCCGCACTTCGCACAAGTCGGGAAATCGGATTCACAATTGAGCGACTCAACAAGAACGAAATCAGTAACGAAAGCAGGATGATGATGATAAAAGAAACGACTGCAATTTGAATTAAGCTTTTAATCGTTTCCCTTGCATGCGCAACTGTATCCTGTACATTTTTCAATGCTTCCGCCCGGAATTGATCCACTTGCTGATTGATCTTTTCTGCATACGCATCGAATTCACCCATTGTCTGGTTCCCTTTTGCCGGACCACCTTGAACATAGTCATTGGCCATTTTTTTGCCCATCGTATAATAATCAGCAAAAGCCTGCTTAAGCCCTTCTAAGTTCTTCTTATCTCCGGCATAAATAACCTCGACTTCCTTTACATTGTTCGTAAAACTTTTTGCGTTTTCATCCGCTTTTTCAAACCCATCATTCAGTCCGTTCAATCCACGTGTCGCACTAATATCTGTAAGAAATTGCTGTACCTGTACGACTGACAGCTTCATTTCATCCGCTTTTAGAGCAAGCGGGACTGTGCTTCGCTCCATCTCTTCGATTTCTTTCACATGACTGTTAATTCCAATCAGCACGTATGAAATCACACCAATAAACAACGCAAATATTAATAGGAATGCCGCTAGCATCCTTGCTCGTATGCTGTTTAGTCTCAAAAATAGTCTCCCCTTCTATAATTGAATCGCAATTATGCAGATGTCATCTTTCGCTATTGATTGGTCATACGACCTCGTTATACACGCTAATACATCTTGTATATCAATCGAAGAAGACAATAAAATATTCTCTTTTATCTTCTGGTATGCTTCCTGTGCCGAATTGCTAAACAAGTCAAATACCCCATCTGTATATAACACAATCTGTGTTCCTTTCTCATACGTAAGGCACCCTTTTTGTATCTTCATATCTGGAATGATCCCAATCGGACAGCACCCCTGATCCAACTCTTGAAAAACGTTTGTTTCTTTTCTCAAAAATCCACACGGACTGCCGGCATTAACATATTGAATGGTTTGATTGTGTGTATTAATGACCATGTAAAAAGCTGTGAAATACAACACAGCTTCTTCCTTAAGAAATATATGGTGAATCTGTCGATTTAACTCCTCCATGACCAGCACCGGGTCTGTCACACGCATAATCAAGCCCCGAAGCAATGCCCGAAGCGACATGCTAACAAGTGAAGCGGATACGCCATGCCCCATAACGTCAATCAGCATCACCCCATAACATCCTTCTTTGATCTCGTACCAGCAATACATATCGCCCGATAAAACATCCGATGGTTTATAATAAGCCGAGATCGCAAAGTTCTGCTCATAAATAGGCATACTTAAAACGCTTCGTTGCAGTTTTTTTGCTAGATTTAGCTCTTTCTGAAAACAAGAAATAAGCGACTCCAGTTTGTTCCGATCTTGATTCTGTTCCTGGATACGCTGTGTAAGCTTTAACGCCCAACGAATGCGGGCTAGCAGTTCGACTTTTGTAATCAAAGGAGATATACAGTCGCTAACCCCTATCGCCTGAGCTCTTTCTATCGTTTGCTGATCCACTGATTCTACCGTCACAATAATCGGAACATCCTTAAAATCAGGATGTGAGAGAATACGCTGTGATACGTCAAGAATATATGATTCTGGTAATAAGCTCTTCACAACAATTACATCTATCTTACAGAGCACATCCCTACATTCCCGTGACGCATCCAATCCTATATATGAAACCAATTGATCAGGAGAAGATAATGTAACAATATTTTGATAGCCGATCTTCCGTAATGCATCTCCTAGCATTGGACTTGTATCAATTAGAACAATCGCCATCGTATTGATATTCTCCTTATCGTTTAGTAATCATCTAACGGCAAACAGGACGATCCTTCATTCGACAGTATTTGCAAAGCTTCATCTTCGCTCTCCACGATCGAAAAAATCAAATCGAATTTTGCAATCATAAATAGTTCCCGAATAATCCCTGGTTTGACCACAATGACGATAGGACAATTTTGTTTTTTGATTTGCTTCACAACGGTAACCAGCATTCCCAACCCGGTACTATCAATCATTTTCAGGCCGTTTGCGTCAAAGATGTACCCTTCCGCAACGGTTAGCATCTGGATGATTTTTTCTTTCACTTCGTTTGTCTTCCCATAAATCAACTTGCCTGACAAGGTAATCTTTTGGTATTGATTTACAGAATGCACAGCGACTCGAATTTCATTTTGATCTTGTGTGTAATTGTCCATTATATCTCTCCTCTAAATCGCAGAGTGAATATCCCCTTATTTCCATCTGCTTCATACTGCCATTCATCGGCTATATGATGAATCATCATAAGTCCGCGACTATTTTCTTCTAACAACACATCCTCAAATGTACGGATTCTTACGCTACCCAGAATCTCATCTGGAATCCCACTTACCTCATCGCTTATCTCAATTTCTATTTCGTTATTTTGACTGGAAATACGCATACTTAACTTTTTATTATGAGAGTCCCCGTATTGTTGCCGTGTTGCCTCAATAATGTTAATAAAGACTTCATGAGCAGCAAAACAGATCCACTCTTTCTTTATACTACCAATAAAAGAAAGTGAATGTTCACAAAAATCGTCAAGAAAGTACAAGGAATTCAGATTAGCCGGACATGTAACCTGAAGTTCCACTTCTTTATTCATATTTCTAATCCCCCTACCTGTACACCCATCACCCTACTTTATCATGAAATGGAATTTTGTATGTATCATTCTACCATTTAATTAGGTCTAAATAAACATTCTTTAACAGATATAATATTACTTTTTACCTAAATAATTAAGCCGAATCATAAAAAAATCCCTACCTACACCAACTGTGCAAGCAGGGAGTCCTGACTGTATTCAATTAGGCACGTACCCATTCCAAAAATGTTTCCTCGTTAATGACCTGAATCCCTAACTCATTCGCTTTTACAAGTTTCGAGCCTGCTGCTTCACCTGCAACAACCAGGTCGGTCTTCTTACTAACGCTTCCCGCTACTTTGCCGCCACGCGTTTCGATCATCTGCTGTGCTTCTTTACGTGTGATCTGCTCAAGTGTTCCCGTCAGCACAATCGTCTTACCGGAGAATGGGGAATCTGTTGGAATGTCGTCGATACGCAGTCCCTTATAGTCCATATTAACGCCAGCTGCCTGCAAGCGCTCAATCGTCCCCGTCACTTCCGGCTTGGCAAAGTATTTGACAATGCTTCCCGCCATTTTTGTACCGATCTCATGAACACCGGTCAATTCCTCTTCCGTCGCTTCGCGCAGGCGATCCATCGTACCAAAGTGACGAGCCAGAATGCTTCCCGCCTTCTCTCCGACAAAACGGATACCAAGGCCGAACAACAGGCGCTCTAATGAGTTCTCTTTACTTTTCTCAATCGCCGCAAGCATGTTATCAACTGACTTCTCACCCATACGTTCTAGCTGAAGCAGCTTATCCCGTTCCAAATCGTACAGGTCAGCTACACTGTGAATGAGTTCGTGCTCATGCAGCTGTTTGACCACTTTCTCGCCCACCCCGTCAATGTTCATCGCATTGCGGGAGACAAAATGAATGATACCCTCGCGAATCTGTGCCGGGCACTGTGGATTGATGCAGCGCAGGGCTACTTCTTCTTCCAGACGGACAAGTTCGCTGTTGCATTCCGGACAGTGAGTGGGCATCTGATACGGCTGTTCGCTGCCGTCACGCATCTCTGTTTTAACACCGACGATCTGCGGGATAATGTCTCCTGCCTTTTTGACGATGACATGATCACCCAGCATAATCCCCTTCTCGCGAATAATGTCTTCGTTGTGCAGAGAAGCCCGCTCCACCGTTGTTCCAGCCAGGCTGACCGGGTTCAGAAGAGCGGTTGGCGTAATGGCACCTGTACGGCCTACTGTAATCTCGATGTCCCGGAGTACAGTCACCGCTTCTTCTGCCGGAAACTTATACGCAATTGCCCAGCGCGGGCTTTTGGCTGTGAAGCCAAGTTCGTCCTGATAAGCGAAGCTGTCCACTTTCACAACCATGCCATCAATGTCATACGCAAGTTCACTACGGCGATCCGTCCAGCCTTCGATAAATGAAATGACTGCTTCGATTCCGTCAAACACCCGCCGCTCCGGGTTTACTTTGAAACCAAGCTCTTCCATCAACGCAAGCGCACCGCTGTGGGAAGCAGCGGGAAGCCCCTCGTCCCCGACCATCGAATACAAGAATAGATCCAGCGAGCGTTCTGCTGCGATTTTGGGGTCAAGCTGGCGCAGGGAGCCTGCGGCGGCGTTGCGCGGATTGGCAAACAGCGCCTCTTCCCGTTCGGCCCGCTCATGATTCAACCGCTCGAATGCGCGGCGGGGCATGTACGCTTCCCCACGCACTTCGATGCTGAGCGGCTGTTTAAGCACCAGGGGTAGCGAACGGATGGTGCGTAAGTTCTGCGTAATATCTTCCCCCGTACGCCCATCCCCGCGTGTCGCTCCCTGCAAGAATCGTCCGTTCTCATAGCGTAAGGAAACAGCTAACCCGTCAATTTTTAATTCGCATACGTAGCGTATTAACTCTTCTGTACCGATCCCCTGCTGCACACGACGGTCAAACTCACGCAAATCTTGTGCGTTAAAAGCATTGCTTAAGCTAAGCATCGGAATGCGGTGCTCCACTTTATCGAAAGAGGCAAGCGGCGTCCCCCCGACGCGCTGAGTCGGAGATTCGGCTGTAACCAACTCCTGAAACTCTCCTTCAAGCCGAATCAATTCCTGCATGAGCTTATCGTATTCATAATCCGCGATGGATGGCTCATCTTTGACATAGTACAAATAATTATGCCGCTCAATCGTGGCACGCAGTTGCTCGATGCGTGCGATCGTTTCCGTTCGGTCCATGGACATTCCTCCGTTACGCTTTTTCCACCGGGGCGAATTTGGCCAGTAGCTTCTTAATTCCGACCGGATTCGGGAACGCAATGGTCAACTCCAGATCCTGTCCGCTTCCTTTCGTCGACACAATTGTGCCTTCTCCCCATTTACTGTGTTTCACTTTCTCGCCCGCTTTCCAATCTACGGACACATCAGCTCCACCCGATGAAGGTGCAGAAGCGGTGCCAGATGCACGCATCGGGACAACTCCTGTGCGCGGCGCAGACATACTGCTGTTGCCGCCATACGAGCCGCCGCGCGAAGCCGTACCCGTACTGCCATAGCGACTTGCGATACGCTGCTGCACACTTCCTTCCGCTTCTAGCAGATGCTCGGGAATTTCTTCAATGAAGCGGGACGGAGAATTCATCTTGGTCTGACCGTACAGTGTCCGCATAAGCGCCCGCGTCAGGAACAGCTCCTGCTCAGCACGGGTAATGCCCACATATGCGAGTCGGCGTTCTTCTTCCATCTCTGCTTCCTCCATCAAAGCGCGAGAGTGTGGGAAGATGCCTTCCTCCATCCCGACCAAGAATACCATCGGGAACTCCAATCCCTTCGCGCTGTGCAGCGTCATCAGGACAACCGCATTGCCTTTGTCCTCTTCTGTCTCATCCAGCTTATCAATGTCCGCGACAAGTGCAAGGTCGGTCAGAAACGCTACGAGTGTCTTGTCTTCACTCGTCCGCTCGAATTCCATCGTAACGGACAGGAACTCGTCGATATTTTCCAGACGGCTGCGCGCTTCAAGTGTTCCTTCCCGGCGCAATTCTTCCTTATATTCCGTCCGATTCAGCACTTCCTCTGCTAACTCGGTTACACTGACGTATTCCTGCATGCTTCCAAGCTCCGATACGAGGCGGGCGAATCCTGCGACAAGTCCTGTCGTACGAGCGGATAGACCAATCTGATCCACTTCCTGAATTGCCCGATACATGGAGAGACCGTGCTGCGTGGCATACGCGGCAATCTTCTCGACCGTACTTGCCCCGATGCCCCGCTTCGGCACATTAATGATGCGCGTTAAGCTCAAGTCGTCATCCGGGTTGGAGATGAGGCGTAAGTACGCCAGCATATCTTTAATCTCTTTGCGATCATAGAACTTCGTGCCGCCGACGATGTTATATGGAATGTTCGATTTAACGAACACTTCCTCCACAACCCGCGACTGGGCATTCGTGCGGTATAAAACCGCCATATCACGGTACTGGCGACCGTTCTCGATCGCCTTTTGAATCTGACCGACGATGTAATACGCTTCTGTATGCTCACTGTCTGCAGTGTAATAGCGAATATTTAAACCTTCGTCGTTATCAGTCCACAGATTTTTCGCTTTGCGGCCCACATTGTTCTTGATGACATGATTGGCTGCTTCGAGAATTTTTTTGGTAGAACGGTAGTTCTGCTCCAGCAGAATGACCCGGGCGTTCGGGTAGTCTTTTTCGAAATTCAAGATATTCGTAATGTCCGCCCCGCGCCAGCGATAAATGGACTGATCCGAGTCTCCGACGACGCAGATATTTTTCGAGGCAGATGCCAGCATTTTGACCAGCATATACTGGGCACGGTTCGTATCTTGATACTCATCGACATGAATATGGCGGAATTTTTTCTGATAGAACTCCAGCACTTCCGGTTCGGCTTTGAACAGCTCAATTGTTTTCATGATCAAGTCATCAAAGTCAAGTGAGTTATTGTTTTTCAGCTTTTTCTGGTACTGCGTGTATACTTTATAAGCGACCTGCTCGACCGGACCAACGATCATATCGGCGCACTGTTCCGCTGTTTTCAGCTCATTTTTGGCACTGCTGATCATGCCAAGCACGGCACGTGGATCGTATTTTTTCGGATCGATGTTTAAGTCTTTCTCACACTGCTTTACGACCGACAACTGATCACTCGAATCAAGAATGGTGAAATTCCGATTATATCCCAGACGATCAATGTCGCGGCGCAAAATACGTACACACATCGAGTGGAACGTGGAAATCCAGATGTCTTCTGCGTCCGGGCCGACGATGGACGAGATCCGATCTTTCATTTCACGCGCAGCCTTATTCGTGAAGGTAATAGCCAGAATGCTCCACGGCACGACATTTTTTTCTTTCAATAAATACGCAATCCGCTGCGTCAGCACACGGGTCTTCCCGCTTCCCGCTCCGGCGAGCAGAAGCAGTGGGCCATCTGTTGCGAGCACCGCTTCCCGCTGCTGTGGATTCAAGCCCGCGAGCGGATCATTTTCCTGTATAAACAAGGCCAAAAACCCCTTTCACTCTCCATCAGTATCCTTTGATTATATCATTTTTGGCGCTTTACAGCTTCTACTGTTGCGAGCGCATGTTCGATATTTTCATATACAGCATTGCCAACGACCACAGTATCTGCCCACTGTGCCATCTCCTGTGCCTGCTCTGGCGTCCGAATGCCACCACCGTAAAAAATCTGGCTGTTCTGCACGACTTTGCGGGCTGCCTTCACCATATCCGGATTGCCGTATGTACCGCTGTATTCGATGTAGAGCACAGGGAGGCGGAGCATCTGATCTGCCAGACGGGCATACGCCTTCATCGTATCCTCATCAATCTCCGTACGACTTTCTGTCAGCTGTGCCACCGTAGAGTCTGGATTGCAGACGACGTAGCCTTCTACCGCTACTTCCTCCCATTTAATAAAAGGTCCGTGCTCTTTTAGCCCTTCGACATGTGCACCCAGAATTAAGTCCGGATTTTGGGCATTGAGCACAAGCGGCACAAAATAAAAATCAAAACCTGGCACGATCCCCTCCATATTGGACACTTCCAATGCGCACGGCAGAGCATAGCGTCGAATACGACTTAACAGGTCAATTGTATTGTCGAACGTTACATTCGTCGTGCCCCCGACGATAATCGCATCTGTTCCAGACTCGCATACTAACTCCAGCGCGTCATCGCTGATCTCCTTGTCCGGATCTAATTTAAATACATGCTTCCAGGTGTGCATTTCCACGTTTGATGTCCTCCTCGTTCTTATCTGCCCTTCATTATACCGAAACTTGGGGGCAGTAAAAAACCTCCCGTACTAACGGGAGGCTTTCGCTCATTACACAGTTACTTTTTTGGATTCATCCGTTCCAGTGCGGCAAAGTAGCCGCCATTTCCATAATTCAGGCAGCGTTTCACGCGCGAAATCGTCGCCGTGCTCGCCCCGGTCTCTTCTTCAATCTGGCTGTACGTCTGTTTCTCGCGCAGCATGCGTGCGACTTCCAGACGTTGTGCCATTGATTTCATCTCATTAACGGTACACAAATCGTCAAAAAACAGGTAGCAGTCTTCCATCGTATCCAGTGCGAGAATCGCTTCAAACAACTGCTCCAGTTCTCGTCCCCTGATTTTATCCAATTGCACGGGTGACCCCTCCGTTCCCTTGCCATTTCACGCTTTAGCCAGGCAATACTTTACACAAGTTATGAGGTAAAGCCGCCGTTATTTCTATAATAAGAAATTCCCTGCTCTTTGACAAGGAAAACGTTTTCCGCAAACCATGCTTACTTATAAGTAAGATGAGCTTTTAGGGACGGAGTGTCCGGTACAACGTTCACCCAGGTTGTACCCGGATACAACTTCACTTCTACACCGTTCTGATAGGCACGGATCGCCCCATCATTCCGGCGTTCCCAGGTAACTGAGAGGGCTTTGCCGTGCTGGAACATATAGCCCTGCCCCGGTCCTGTTGTATCGATCTCAAGCCGCCCCTCTTGATCGAGTGTCCGATGATGAGCGGCGATCACAAGCACATTGGTCACCGTCAGTTGTT
It contains:
- a CDS encoding YerC/YecD family TrpR-related protein translates to MQLDKIRGRELEQLFEAILALDTMEDCYLFFDDLCTVNEMKSMAQRLEVARMLREKQTYSQIEEETGASTATISRVKRCLNYGNGGYFAALERMNPKK
- a CDS encoding PP2C family protein-serine/threonine phosphatase, whose protein sequence is MAIVLIDTSPMLGDALRKIGYQNIVTLSSPDQLVSYIGLDASRECRDVLCKIDVIVVKSLLPESYILDVSQRILSHPDFKDVPIIVTVESVDQQTIERAQAIGVSDCISPLITKVELLARIRWALKLTQRIQEQNQDRNKLESLISCFQKELNLAKKLQRSVLSMPIYEQNFAISAYYKPSDVLSGDMYCWYEIKEGCYGVMLIDVMGHGVSASLVSMSLRALLRGLIMRVTDPVLVMEELNRQIHHIFLKEEAVLYFTAFYMVINTHNQTIQYVNAGSPCGFLRKETNVFQELDQGCCPIGIIPDMKIQKGCLTYEKGTQIVLYTDGVFDLFSNSAQEAYQKIKENILLSSSIDIQDVLACITRSYDQSIAKDDICIIAIQL
- the pcrB gene encoding heptaprenylglyceryl phosphate synthase, which produces MHTWKHVFKLDPDKEISDDALELVCESGTDAIIVGGTTNVTFDNTIDLLSRIRRYALPCALEVSNMEGIVPGFDFYFVPLVLNAQNPDLILGAHVEGLKEHGPFIKWEEVAVEGYVVCNPDSTVAQLTESRTEIDEDTMKAYARLADQMLRLPVLYIEYSGTYGNPDMVKAARKVVQNSQIFYGGGIRTPEQAQEMAQWADTVVVGNAVYENIEHALATVEAVKRQK
- a CDS encoding ATP-binding protein, translated to MNKEVELQVTCPANLNSLYFLDDFCEHSLSFIGSIKKEWICFAAHEVFINIIEATRQQYGDSHNKKLSMRISSQNNEIEIEISDEVSGIPDEILGSVRIRTFEDVLLEENSRGLMMIHHIADEWQYEADGNKGIFTLRFRGEI
- the ligA gene encoding NAD-dependent DNA ligase LigA, which produces MDRTETIARIEQLRATIERHNYLYYVKDEPSIADYEYDKLMQELIRLEGEFQELVTAESPTQRVGGTPLASFDKVEHRIPMLSLSNAFNAQDLREFDRRVQQGIGTEELIRYVCELKIDGLAVSLRYENGRFLQGATRGDGRTGEDITQNLRTIRSLPLVLKQPLSIEVRGEAYMPRRAFERLNHERAEREEALFANPRNAAAGSLRQLDPKIAAERSLDLFLYSMVGDEGLPAASHSGALALMEELGFKVNPERRVFDGIEAVISFIEGWTDRRSELAYDIDGMVVKVDSFAYQDELGFTAKSPRWAIAYKFPAEEAVTVLRDIEITVGRTGAITPTALLNPVSLAGTTVERASLHNEDIIREKGIMLGDHVIVKKAGDIIPQIVGVKTEMRDGSEQPYQMPTHCPECNSELVRLEEEVALRCINPQCPAQIREGIIHFVSRNAMNIDGVGEKVVKQLHEHELIHSVADLYDLERDKLLQLERMGEKSVDNMLAAIEKSKENSLERLLFGLGIRFVGEKAGSILARHFGTMDRLREATEEELTGVHEIGTKMAGSIVKYFAKPEVTGTIERLQAAGVNMDYKGLRIDDIPTDSPFSGKTIVLTGTLEQITRKEAQQMIETRGGKVAGSVSKKTDLVVAGEAAGSKLVKANELGIQVINEETFLEWVRA
- a CDS encoding STAS domain-containing protein — translated: MDNYTQDQNEIRVAVHSVNQYQKITLSGKLIYGKTNEVKEKIIQMLTVAEGYIFDANGLKMIDSTGLGMLVTVVKQIKKQNCPIVIVVKPGIIRELFMIAKFDLIFSIVESEDEALQILSNEGSSCLPLDDY
- the pcrA gene encoding DNA helicase PcrA, encoding MFIQENDPLAGLNPQQREAVLATDGPLLLLAGAGSGKTRVLTQRIAYLLKEKNVVPWSILAITFTNKAAREMKDRISSIVGPDAEDIWISTFHSMCVRILRRDIDRLGYNRNFTILDSSDQLSVVKQCEKDLNIDPKKYDPRAVLGMISSAKNELKTAEQCADMIVGPVEQVAYKVYTQYQKKLKNNNSLDFDDLIMKTIELFKAEPEVLEFYQKKFRHIHVDEYQDTNRAQYMLVKMLASASKNICVVGDSDQSIYRWRGADITNILNFEKDYPNARVILLEQNYRSTKKILEAANHVIKNNVGRKAKNLWTDNDEGLNIRYYTADSEHTEAYYIVGQIQKAIENGRQYRDMAVLYRTNAQSRVVEEVFVKSNIPYNIVGGTKFYDRKEIKDMLAYLRLISNPDDDLSLTRIINVPKRGIGASTVEKIAAYATQHGLSMYRAIQEVDQIGLSARTTGLVAGFARLVSELGSMQEYVSVTELAEEVLNRTEYKEELRREGTLEARSRLENIDEFLSVTMEFERTSEDKTLVAFLTDLALVADIDKLDETEEDKGNAVVLMTLHSAKGLEFPMVFLVGMEEGIFPHSRALMEEAEMEEERRLAYVGITRAEQELFLTRALMRTLYGQTKMNSPSRFIEEIPEHLLEAEGSVQQRIASRYGSTGTASRGGSYGGNSSMSAPRTGVVPMRASGTASAPSSGGADVSVDWKAGEKVKHSKWGEGTIVSTKGSGQDLELTIAFPNPVGIKKLLAKFAPVEKA
- a CDS encoding methyl-accepting chemotaxis protein, with translation MRLNSIRARMLAAFLLIFALFIGVISYVLIGINSHVKEIEEMERSTVPLALKADEMKLSVVQVQQFLTDISATRGLNGLNDGFEKADENAKSFTNNVKEVEVIYAGDKKNLEGLKQAFADYYTMGKKMANDYVQGGPAKGNQTMGEFDAYAEKINQQVDQFRAEALKNVQDTVAHARETIKSLIQIAVVSFIIIILLSLLISFLLSRSIVNPISRLVRSAEEISQGDLTNPIDVTSKDEVGILSASFEKMRVELHDLIVKMKNMSHTLDSSSHELSESSHQTGETSNQIAATIHEVADGASQQAESTTYVLHKMNDAIDQTKDGSLQVKQTLDQALEATRMAYEGDQSINQAIQNLESVSRTVRFATDSIHKLGRRSQEIGSIITVITDISGQTNLLALNAAIEAARAGEHGKGFAVVADEVRKLAEQSSQAAKQITDMIMDIQAETSVTVRTMESNLDAVESQVSIIAEGGKALNMIVSKVEGTEKSVHAIHEIFLSLEKTSADVLRSIEDVASITEESAASSQQVAAAAQEQSATVEELAASATELSHLAEQLKEAVAVFKVDTAR